From a region of the Bermanella marisrubri genome:
- a CDS encoding homoserine dehydrogenase: MKPVKVGICGLGTVGGGTFNVLTENNHDIARRAGREIIIEQVGTRRPNPACDTSNTQVTDDIFAVAENPEIDILVELIGGYDVARELVLKAIENGKHVVTANKALIAVHGAEIFAAAKKAGVTVGYEAGVAGGIPVIKAIREGLAANHIERVAGIINGTGNFILTEMRDKGRDFDDVLQEAQALGYAEADPTFDVEGIDAAHKLTILSSIAYGIPLQFENCFTEGISKITRDDVQYAEELGYRIKHLGISARTSTGIDLRVHPTLVPLDNMIAKVDGVMNAVAVKGNAVNDTLFCGPGAGAGPTASAVVADIIDIAREISIEPLAFNSLEDVRVLPIEEVETGYYLRMQALDKAGVMARVASILSNNGINIEAIIQKEPAEGEILVPIIMLTHKVQEKVMNQAIAEIEDYGDINGSVTKIRVEHLN, from the coding sequence GTGAAACCGGTAAAAGTAGGAATATGCGGCCTAGGTACCGTCGGTGGCGGCACCTTCAATGTACTTACTGAGAACAATCATGACATTGCACGTCGTGCCGGTCGTGAGATTATTATTGAGCAGGTAGGTACGCGTCGCCCTAATCCTGCCTGTGATACCAGTAACACACAGGTAACGGATGATATTTTTGCCGTAGCCGAGAATCCAGAAATCGATATCTTAGTTGAGCTGATTGGTGGTTATGATGTTGCTCGTGAGCTGGTTTTAAAGGCGATTGAGAACGGCAAGCACGTAGTTACGGCGAACAAAGCGCTTATTGCAGTGCATGGTGCCGAAATTTTTGCAGCGGCGAAAAAAGCGGGTGTGACTGTGGGATATGAAGCGGGCGTAGCTGGTGGTATCCCTGTGATTAAAGCAATTCGCGAGGGCTTGGCCGCGAATCACATTGAGCGTGTCGCAGGTATCATCAATGGTACGGGTAATTTTATCTTGACCGAGATGCGCGACAAGGGGCGTGATTTCGATGATGTACTGCAAGAAGCACAAGCATTAGGTTACGCAGAAGCCGATCCAACGTTTGACGTGGAAGGTATTGATGCAGCTCATAAGCTGACCATCCTATCTTCTATTGCCTATGGTATTCCGCTACAGTTTGAGAATTGTTTCACAGAAGGTATCAGCAAAATTACTCGTGATGATGTGCAATATGCTGAAGAGCTTGGCTATCGTATCAAGCACTTAGGGATTAGCGCGCGCACCAGCACTGGGATCGATTTGCGTGTGCATCCAACGCTTGTGCCACTAGACAACATGATTGCTAAAGTAGACGGTGTTATGAATGCTGTGGCTGTAAAGGGTAACGCTGTAAATGATACGTTATTCTGCGGTCCAGGTGCTGGGGCTGGTCCGACGGCATCTGCGGTGGTTGCGGATATTATTGATATCGCTCGAGAGATCTCTATTGAACCACTGGCGTTTAATAGCTTAGAAGATGTGCGCGTATTGCCAATCGAAGAAGTTGAAACTGGATACTACTTACGCATGCAAGCTTTGGATAAAGCCGGTGTAATGGCACGTGTTGCCAGTATCCTAAGTAATAACGGCATCAACATCGAAGCCATTATTCAGAAAGAGCCTGCCGAAGGCGAAATTCTTGTTCCCATTATCATGCTGACTCACAAGGTCCAAGAAAAGGTGATGAACCAAGCTATCGCCGAAATTGAAGATTACGGGGATATCAACGGCAGTGTTACAAAAATCCGTGTTGAGCATCTTAATTAA
- the thrC gene encoding threonine synthase translates to MKYISTRGNAPELSFEEVLLTGLAEDGGLYVPKEVPHYSLEEIASWRDLPYTELAHKVIYPFVEGCVESADLKKILDEVYSGFGHKAVAPLQQIDHNEYVLELFHGPTLAFKDFALQTLGRLLDYVLERRHEKVVIMGATSGDTGSAAIEGTKACRNVDIFILHPHEKVSEVQRRQMTTVKGDNIYNIAIKGNFDDAQDMVKKSFGDQSFLRGERKLVAVNSINWARIMSQIVYYFYSALNLGGPLRPMAYSVPTGNFGDIFAGYMAKKMGLPIEQLVIATNSNDVLHRLMSKNQYEVRPLLHTITPSMDIAVSSNFERLLFDLYDRDGKALADLMARMNAKQDIVSLDEEKLGKARQLFDSYACDEASTVETMKAVYEETGYLLDPHTAIGVKAARETRRNTSIPMITLGTAHPVKFEDAVKQAGFDMPELPHHLTDLMEREERLHVLPADLDVVHEFIAENTFK, encoded by the coding sequence ATGAAATACATTTCTACTCGCGGAAATGCTCCCGAGTTGAGCTTTGAAGAAGTCTTATTAACAGGCCTAGCCGAAGATGGCGGCCTATATGTACCAAAAGAAGTACCACACTATAGCTTGGAAGAGATTGCGTCTTGGCGTGATCTTCCATACACCGAGCTTGCGCACAAAGTTATTTATCCTTTTGTTGAAGGATGTGTGGAAAGTGCAGACCTGAAGAAAATTTTGGATGAAGTTTATTCGGGGTTTGGTCATAAAGCGGTTGCGCCACTTCAGCAAATTGATCACAACGAATACGTGCTTGAGCTATTCCACGGGCCAACCTTGGCGTTTAAAGATTTTGCATTGCAAACATTAGGACGCCTACTGGATTACGTTCTCGAACGTCGCCATGAAAAAGTTGTGATTATGGGCGCTACGTCTGGTGACACAGGCAGTGCTGCTATTGAAGGTACCAAAGCCTGTCGCAATGTGGATATCTTTATCCTGCATCCTCACGAAAAAGTCAGTGAGGTGCAGCGTCGTCAGATGACCACAGTAAAAGGTGATAACATCTACAATATCGCCATCAAAGGTAACTTTGACGATGCACAGGATATGGTGAAGAAAAGCTTTGGCGATCAAAGCTTTTTGCGTGGTGAACGCAAACTAGTTGCAGTAAACAGTATCAACTGGGCACGCATCATGTCGCAAATCGTTTACTACTTCTATTCGGCATTAAACCTTGGTGGTCCGCTGCGTCCCATGGCGTATTCTGTACCGACAGGTAACTTTGGTGACATCTTTGCCGGTTACATGGCCAAGAAAATGGGTTTGCCTATTGAGCAGCTAGTGATTGCAACCAATAGCAATGATGTATTGCATCGCTTAATGAGTAAAAACCAATACGAAGTGCGTCCATTATTGCACACCATTACACCGTCCATGGACATTGCGGTGTCTTCAAATTTTGAGCGTTTACTATTTGATCTTTATGATCGTGACGGAAAGGCGCTGGCGGATCTTATGGCACGCATGAACGCCAAGCAAGATATCGTATCACTTGATGAAGAAAAGCTTGGTAAAGCTCGCCAGTTATTTGATAGCTATGCCTGTGATGAAGCGTCTACTGTAGAAACAATGAAAGCGGTTTATGAAGAAACTGGTTACTTACTGGATCCTCATACAGCGATTGGTGTTAAAGCCGCTCGAGAAACTCGCCGTAACACCAGTATTCCTATGATTACTCTGGGTACAGCGCATCCGGTTAAATTTGAAGATGCCGTTAAGCAAGCAGGCTTTGATATGCCTGAGTTGCCTCATCACTTAACGGATCTGATGGAACGTGAAGAACGTTTACACGTGTTACCTGCAGATCTTGATGTTGTTCATGAGTTTATTGCAGAGAACACGTTCAAGTAA
- a CDS encoding histidine kinase sensor domain-containing protein: protein MDKVITLNQTNIPFRSGLFSRLYLTLTLASIVLIWLVSIVGNYTEEKQSLISKEHRNTLLNYALEASDLIDKNNIDQLKKWTENLKRKEDTWVAILKTEPKWLVGNIDTDIFQGISDLTIGRDINYPIHLNFSYNPVMKIPIPDSQYNLMIQLPQHMRPGAYWHVLNTTIRLGFPIILIAIICFIIYRHIINPLKIIQNATQKITQGSFDIDIDESLLYRSDEFGDLSRSFGTMATRIEVLINRQRQLIQDISHELRTPITRIKLILDSEIKTDISHRVEQEIDGMQRLLEDTLTLSWLNNEKTKVLKESIDLTLLLDSICEDARFEFSRDDIVLNIPDSCIIHNSNHRSVGQAFENIVRNALKYTNQGTQIVISMSAERSSDKSKYVNISICDHGFGVEEQYLEEIFEPFFQVDSARDKSQSGFGLGLALTKRQIEAVRGSIYARKNTPSGLCFIINLPYQ, encoded by the coding sequence GTGGACAAGGTTATTACTTTGAATCAGACTAATATTCCTTTTCGGAGCGGGCTGTTTTCCCGACTATACCTCACTCTCACGCTAGCTAGTATTGTTTTGATTTGGCTCGTTTCAATCGTTGGCAATTACACCGAAGAGAAGCAAAGCCTTATTTCGAAGGAGCATAGAAACACTCTTCTAAACTATGCCCTTGAAGCGTCCGATCTAATCGATAAAAATAACATTGATCAACTTAAAAAGTGGACAGAGAATTTAAAAAGAAAAGAAGATACATGGGTTGCTATTTTAAAGACTGAACCAAAATGGTTAGTTGGTAATATAGATACAGATATCTTTCAAGGGATATCAGACCTAACCATAGGAAGAGATATTAATTACCCTATCCATCTTAATTTCAGCTACAACCCAGTCATGAAAATCCCCATTCCGGATTCACAATACAATCTCATGATCCAATTGCCCCAACACATGCGACCTGGAGCCTATTGGCATGTACTCAATACAACCATTCGTCTTGGTTTTCCTATTATATTAATCGCAATCATATGCTTCATAATATATCGCCACATTATCAATCCTCTAAAAATTATACAAAATGCAACTCAGAAAATAACCCAAGGCAGCTTTGACATTGATATAGATGAAAGTCTACTTTATCGCTCCGATGAGTTTGGCGATTTATCAAGAAGTTTCGGTACTATGGCAACGCGCATTGAAGTACTCATAAACAGACAGCGTCAGCTAATCCAAGACATTTCTCATGAGTTAAGAACGCCTATCACACGAATAAAGTTGATTTTAGATAGTGAGATAAAAACAGACATTTCACATCGCGTCGAGCAAGAAATTGATGGCATGCAACGATTACTCGAAGATACCCTAACTCTATCATGGCTCAATAACGAAAAAACAAAAGTTTTAAAGGAATCTATTGATCTCACATTACTCTTGGATTCTATTTGTGAAGATGCACGCTTTGAGTTTTCACGAGATGATATTGTCCTGAACATCCCAGATTCATGCATTATACACAACAGCAATCATAGGTCTGTTGGTCAGGCATTTGAAAATATTGTTAGGAATGCACTGAAATATACAAACCAAGGCACTCAAATTGTAATTTCCATGTCAGCAGAAAGAAGTTCTGACAAATCTAAATACGTTAATATTTCGATCTGTGATCATGGCTTCGGTGTTGAGGAGCAATATCTTGAAGAAATATTTGAACCATTCTTCCAAGTTGATTCGGCAAGAGATAAAAGCCAATCAGGATTTGGTCTAGGGCTTGCTCTAACAAAGCGTCAAATAGAAGCCGTTAGAGGAAGTATTTACGCAAGAAAAAATACACCATCAGGCTTATGCTTCATAATAAATTTACCATATCAATAA
- a CDS encoding response regulator transcription factor — MEEKKRILIIEDDRSVNDLLCGNLSKKGYQIEAAFDGDRGLKKAIKEDFDIILLDVMLPKIDGLKLLTLLRSEKQTPVLMLTAKGGEEDRIYGFKSGADDYLIKPFSMTELDLRIKAILRRTQIQREFSSKEESKNFELKSIDKKIYFNKKKGVVHINNKEIAFTPIEFELFYALEKEKDEVVSKAFLYQTVLLREFSRYDRTLDMHISKIRKKLTAAGMSKNTIKTIRGQGYYFESD; from the coding sequence ATGGAAGAAAAAAAGAGAATATTAATCATCGAGGATGATCGATCAGTCAATGACCTTTTATGCGGCAATTTATCTAAGAAAGGATATCAAATAGAGGCAGCTTTTGACGGCGACCGAGGTTTAAAAAAGGCGATCAAAGAAGATTTTGATATCATTCTTTTAGACGTCATGCTACCCAAAATAGATGGTCTCAAATTATTGACTCTCCTACGTAGTGAAAAGCAAACGCCCGTTCTAATGTTAACCGCCAAAGGTGGAGAAGAAGATCGAATATATGGCTTTAAAAGCGGTGCTGATGACTATTTAATAAAACCATTTAGCATGACAGAATTAGATTTACGAATAAAAGCCATATTGCGCAGAACCCAAATTCAAAGAGAATTCTCAAGTAAAGAAGAATCCAAAAACTTTGAACTAAAGAGCATAGATAAAAAAATATACTTTAACAAAAAAAAGGGTGTCGTTCATATAAACAATAAAGAAATAGCTTTTACACCCATTGAATTCGAATTATTCTATGCTTTAGAAAAAGAAAAAGATGAAGTCGTTAGTAAGGCATTTCTATATCAGACCGTTCTTTTAAGAGAGTTCAGTCGATATGATAGAACTCTTGATATGCACATAAGTAAAATAAGAAAAAAGCTTACCGCTGCAGGCATGAGTAAAAATACAATCAAGACCATCCGTGGACAAGGTTATTACTTTGAATCAGACTAA
- a CDS encoding TonB-dependent receptor domain-containing protein, with protein sequence MQYKKLLAIAISSAFGSSLMANEAPTNETEQPAKQHETKLNMVKVVGKATSGIDDLIDREMLDNVQANDLSDVFSLNPEISAGGSVAMAQKIYVRNIGEDMLNISVDGAEQAGAVFHHASRVVIEPDLLKQVEVEAGAGSATAGFGALGGAVRFVTKDPIDLLRGNESAGASIKSTYYSNGESFKHSATAYAQDEKSGLGGLVNYISADLNNREDGDGNKLLGSESENEVLFAKGVAQISDEQKISISAESLTQEGDIAYRPEWIPSNFNPTTPTKAERETFILNYQFDSYNPLLDLSVNAYTTSVEQERDRTSDWGVVVKAMVETTSVSIENKSDIGFSQLIYGVNYREDSAELYEYGTEDGEVAGAYLQSILKLGENTTVSTGLRYDDYSLNDVNGLNISDSGVSPNLSANYSITPEISISAGYAEAMRGATVKDAYLLEAGGKYFNDPNLKAEKAKNTEIAIDYSSGILNASFGAYQSNIEDALVSSAPWKEDITNSDDDIEVDGYFAKMGIQENAFDISASLHISEAKQAGTNVIRYVQGSNASTIGDTLVINSNYRFNPDLTIGWLAQIVDDIKPFTVPVGAETLTVEKQGYSTHDLYLSWSPLRNRMLLLNLTMKNVFDETYLSHSSPEDLQANPGYEGIAGSLDPGRDVRLSATIKF encoded by the coding sequence ATGCAGTATAAGAAACTACTTGCCATAGCGATTTCAAGCGCTTTTGGCTCCTCACTGATGGCTAACGAAGCTCCGACCAATGAGACAGAGCAGCCTGCTAAACAACATGAAACAAAGCTCAACATGGTAAAAGTGGTTGGTAAAGCGACATCTGGGATCGATGATCTAATAGACCGCGAAATGCTAGACAATGTTCAAGCGAACGATCTCTCTGACGTATTTAGCCTTAACCCTGAAATTAGTGCAGGCGGATCAGTAGCAATGGCACAAAAGATTTACGTCAGAAATATCGGTGAAGACATGCTTAATATTTCCGTAGATGGTGCCGAACAAGCAGGAGCCGTATTTCACCATGCTAGCCGTGTAGTTATAGAGCCAGATTTATTGAAACAAGTAGAAGTGGAGGCTGGTGCCGGCAGTGCTACCGCAGGCTTTGGTGCTCTAGGAGGAGCGGTGCGCTTTGTAACCAAAGACCCTATAGACCTTCTTCGCGGAAACGAGTCAGCCGGAGCTAGCATCAAATCGACTTACTACAGCAACGGCGAGAGCTTTAAACACAGCGCCACCGCCTATGCTCAAGATGAGAAAAGCGGCCTCGGTGGATTAGTCAATTATATCAGTGCTGATCTGAATAACCGTGAAGATGGAGATGGCAATAAACTTCTTGGTTCAGAGTCTGAAAATGAAGTATTATTCGCTAAAGGTGTCGCACAAATCTCAGACGAACAGAAAATCTCAATTAGTGCTGAATCCCTTACACAAGAGGGTGACATAGCCTATCGACCCGAATGGATTCCTAGTAACTTCAACCCTACTACGCCGACGAAAGCAGAAAGGGAAACTTTCATCCTAAACTATCAATTCGATAGCTATAACCCTCTACTAGATTTATCCGTCAATGCTTATACGACAAGCGTGGAGCAAGAACGTGATCGCACATCTGATTGGGGCGTCGTCGTCAAAGCGATGGTCGAAACAACATCAGTAAGTATTGAAAACAAGAGCGACATCGGGTTCTCACAATTAATTTATGGTGTGAACTACCGAGAAGACTCTGCTGAGCTATATGAGTATGGGACTGAGGATGGAGAAGTCGCTGGAGCATATCTGCAAAGTATTTTAAAACTAGGTGAAAATACTACCGTGTCCACAGGTCTTAGATATGACGATTACTCTTTAAATGATGTCAATGGGCTAAACATTTCCGATTCAGGAGTAAGCCCTAACCTAAGTGCAAATTACTCTATTACACCAGAAATCAGTATAAGCGCAGGCTATGCCGAAGCAATGCGTGGTGCAACAGTTAAAGATGCGTACTTACTCGAAGCAGGAGGTAAGTACTTTAATGATCCAAACCTGAAAGCTGAAAAGGCTAAAAATACTGAAATAGCTATCGATTACTCGTCTGGTATTTTGAACGCATCCTTTGGTGCATATCAGTCTAATATTGAAGATGCATTAGTGAGCTCTGCTCCATGGAAAGAAGATATTACAAACTCAGACGATGATATTGAAGTTGATGGCTACTTTGCAAAGATGGGAATTCAAGAAAATGCATTTGACATCAGCGCAAGCCTACATATTTCTGAAGCCAAGCAAGCAGGTACGAATGTTATTCGCTATGTTCAAGGTTCGAACGCCTCTACAATTGGCGATACATTAGTTATTAACAGTAACTATCGCTTCAACCCTGATTTGACAATTGGTTGGTTGGCACAAATCGTTGATGATATAAAGCCATTCACCGTTCCAGTAGGGGCAGAAACGCTTACGGTAGAGAAACAAGGATACTCAACGCACGATCTCTACTTAAGTTGGTCACCACTTCGAAACAGAATGCTTCTGCTGAATTTAACAATGAAAAATGTATTTGATGAAACCTATCTTAGCCACTCTAGCCCCGAAGACTTGCAAGCCAATCCGGGATATGAAGGCATCGCAGGTAGTTTAGATCCTGGTCGCGACGTGAGACTCTCGGCAACAATCAAATTCTAA
- the recJ gene encoding single-stranded-DNA-specific exonuclease RecJ, with amino-acid sequence MTSLITRRFSNPELPIIERVLDSRGLKTGDLSFSLNQLAGYQALKGIDQAVAMLEFAIRSQQRIVIIGDFDADGATSTALAVDALQQLGAHWVHYLVPNRFEFGYGLSSAIAQLAYEQYQPDLLVTVDNGISSFEGVETAHELGMKVLVTDHHLAADSLPNADAIVNPNQPDCLFPSKAACGCAVVFYVMCALRAHRMNLGDETAKNLNMAQYLDLVALATVADVVPLDRNNQILVEQGLRRIRAGQARPGVQALLQVAKRQAPLLTSKDFGFALGPRLNAAGRMDDMSIGIECLLSKEFTRAVHIAETLDELNQDRKSVEGQMQKEALKILETTSLSNEQEQATYCLYHPQWHQGVVGLLASRIKEKLFRPVIAFAPASDDVTNEALASGEFEIKGSGRSIPGFHMRDALDLVAKRLPHVLQKFGGHAMAAGLSIQQKHLKEFETCFEQVARDIMTADMLVNEIITDGEPNYEDYNVHIARQLKFVAPWGQNFPEPIFDGEFDVINYRLIGSEKNHLKLTLASKNHHRYLDAILFSIERHGLSAQDVSNLSRVHIVFDLDVNEFRGQENVQLMIRHLRSI; translated from the coding sequence ATGACAAGCCTAATAACGCGTCGCTTTTCTAATCCTGAGTTACCCATTATTGAACGAGTTCTTGATAGTAGAGGACTTAAGACAGGCGACTTGAGTTTTTCGCTTAACCAGCTTGCTGGATATCAAGCACTAAAAGGCATAGATCAAGCTGTGGCAATGCTTGAGTTCGCCATTCGCTCTCAACAGCGCATTGTCATAATCGGCGACTTTGATGCAGATGGCGCCACCAGTACGGCGCTCGCCGTTGATGCATTGCAGCAGTTGGGTGCGCATTGGGTACATTATCTTGTGCCGAACCGATTTGAATTTGGCTACGGCCTCTCTAGTGCTATCGCGCAGTTAGCGTACGAGCAGTATCAGCCTGATTTACTAGTGACGGTGGATAATGGTATTTCCAGTTTTGAGGGGGTTGAGACAGCCCATGAACTGGGAATGAAGGTTTTGGTTACCGACCACCACCTTGCTGCAGACTCATTGCCCAATGCGGATGCTATCGTGAATCCCAACCAACCGGATTGTTTATTTCCTTCTAAAGCTGCTTGCGGGTGTGCAGTCGTCTTTTATGTTATGTGTGCGTTGCGCGCACATCGAATGAATTTAGGTGATGAAACTGCAAAAAATTTAAATATGGCGCAGTATTTGGATTTGGTGGCGCTGGCGACGGTGGCGGACGTTGTACCGCTCGATAGGAACAATCAGATATTGGTAGAGCAAGGGTTAAGACGCATACGAGCAGGGCAGGCAAGACCTGGTGTTCAAGCACTTTTGCAAGTAGCTAAACGTCAAGCACCTTTACTGACCAGTAAAGATTTTGGTTTTGCGTTAGGTCCGCGTTTGAACGCTGCTGGTCGAATGGATGATATGAGTATTGGTATCGAATGTCTGCTATCCAAAGAGTTCACTCGTGCTGTGCATATAGCCGAAACTTTAGATGAGTTAAACCAAGATCGTAAAAGTGTAGAGGGTCAAATGCAAAAAGAGGCCCTTAAAATATTAGAAACCACCAGTCTATCAAATGAACAAGAACAAGCGACTTATTGTTTGTATCATCCGCAATGGCATCAAGGTGTTGTGGGCTTATTAGCTTCGCGCATCAAAGAAAAACTATTTCGTCCAGTCATTGCCTTCGCCCCTGCAAGTGATGATGTAACTAATGAAGCATTAGCAAGTGGTGAGTTTGAAATAAAAGGCAGTGGCCGCTCTATACCAGGATTTCATATGCGCGATGCTTTGGATCTTGTAGCGAAACGCCTCCCCCATGTTCTGCAAAAATTTGGTGGTCATGCCATGGCCGCCGGTTTATCTATTCAGCAAAAGCATTTAAAAGAGTTTGAAACCTGTTTTGAACAGGTTGCCAGAGATATTATGACAGCAGATATGTTAGTGAATGAGATCATCACTGATGGTGAACCCAACTATGAGGATTATAATGTTCATATCGCAAGGCAACTAAAGTTCGTTGCTCCTTGGGGGCAGAATTTTCCAGAGCCAATTTTTGATGGTGAATTTGATGTGATTAATTATCGCTTAATTGGATCTGAAAAAAATCATCTAAAGCTTACCTTAGCGAGCAAAAACCATCATCGCTATTTAGATGCTATTCTATTTTCAATTGAACGCCATGGTTTATCGGCCCAGGATGTGAGCAACCTGAGCCGAGTCCATATCGTATTTGATCTTGACGTCAACGAGTTTCGCGGTCAAGAAAATGTGCAGTTAATGATTAGGCACTTGCGCTCAATTTAG
- a CDS encoding ABC transporter ATP-binding protein has protein sequence MSQHHLLIDHVSKVFPTANGEFEALKDVNLKINKGEFVSLIGHSGCGKSTVLNIVAGLQQASKGGVILEGKEVNEPGPERAVVFQNHSLLPWLSAYQNVELAVQQVFKKSMSKSQMHDWIMYNLKLVHMEHAKDKKPNEISGGMKQRVGIARALSMEPEILLMDEPFGALDALTRSHLQDSLMDIQRDLKNSVIMITHDVDEAVLLSDRIVMMTNGPSATIGEILEVDLPRPRNRLELANDARYNHFRAEVLTFLHDRHSLPSESKLSASA, from the coding sequence ATGAGTCAACATCATTTACTAATCGATCATGTTTCAAAAGTATTCCCCACCGCTAATGGCGAATTTGAAGCATTAAAAGACGTTAACCTTAAAATCAATAAAGGCGAGTTTGTTTCTCTTATCGGACATTCTGGCTGCGGTAAATCGACGGTGTTAAATATTGTTGCGGGCTTACAGCAGGCCTCAAAAGGCGGCGTCATTTTAGAAGGTAAGGAAGTGAATGAGCCAGGTCCTGAGCGTGCTGTTGTATTTCAAAACCATTCTTTACTGCCATGGTTAAGTGCCTATCAAAATGTTGAACTAGCGGTACAGCAAGTTTTCAAAAAAAGCATGTCGAAATCACAAATGCATGATTGGATAATGTATAACTTGAAGCTTGTACACATGGAACATGCGAAAGATAAAAAACCCAATGAAATATCAGGTGGCATGAAGCAGCGTGTGGGTATTGCACGCGCTTTATCGATGGAACCAGAGATTTTATTGATGGATGAACCTTTTGGTGCCCTTGATGCTCTGACACGATCTCACTTGCAGGACTCTCTTATGGATATTCAACGGGATCTAAAAAACTCAGTGATTATGATCACACACGATGTGGATGAAGCTGTACTTTTATCTGATCGGATTGTAATGATGACCAATGGCCCTAGCGCTACCATTGGCGAAATTCTTGAAGTGGATCTACCTAGACCTAGAAACCGCTTAGAGTTAGCAAACGATGCTCGCTACAACCATTTTCGCGCGGAGGTATTAACCTTTTTACATGATCGCCATAGTTTACCCAGCGAATCTAAATTGAGCGCAAGTGCCTAA
- a CDS encoding ABC transporter permease, which produces MTSMIARSRWLMPWIKLFQGQDIKQQSNILLKSLGIPFLAFIIFLFLWDVAAKSVVTSLGQVPGPAQVWQQAGGLWQIYEDEKTKEKAFYQRQNERNEARMAKDPNYEPRVREYRGRVTFIDQIITSLYTVFTGFLLAVSIAIPLGIATGLSKTLNTALNPIIQIFKPVSPLAWLPIVTMVVSAVYVSDDPWFEKSFVTSAITVTLCCLWPTLINTAVGVANISEDLINVSKVLRLNWFTKVRKVVLPSALPMMFTGMRLSLGVGWMVLIAAEMLAQNPGLGKFVWDEFQNGSSDSLGRIMVAVITIGFIGFILDSLMLMLQRWVSWEQADK; this is translated from the coding sequence ATGACCTCCATGATTGCACGCTCGCGCTGGTTGATGCCTTGGATAAAGCTATTCCAAGGACAAGATATTAAACAGCAAAGCAATATTTTACTGAAGTCTTTAGGCATACCTTTTCTTGCCTTCATTATCTTTTTATTCCTTTGGGACGTTGCAGCAAAAAGTGTCGTAACTTCTCTGGGTCAAGTACCAGGTCCAGCACAAGTATGGCAACAAGCTGGAGGCCTGTGGCAAATTTATGAAGATGAGAAAACGAAAGAAAAAGCATTTTATCAACGTCAAAACGAACGCAATGAAGCACGAATGGCTAAGGACCCCAATTATGAACCAAGGGTTCGTGAGTACCGTGGCCGTGTTACCTTCATCGATCAAATCATCACAAGTTTATATACAGTTTTTACGGGTTTTCTTTTGGCTGTATCAATCGCGATTCCACTGGGTATTGCGACGGGACTCAGTAAAACATTGAATACCGCCCTCAACCCAATCATTCAGATATTTAAACCGGTATCGCCATTAGCGTGGCTACCGATTGTTACCATGGTAGTGAGTGCTGTTTATGTAAGTGACGACCCATGGTTTGAAAAATCATTTGTCACATCTGCCATCACAGTAACCTTATGCTGTTTGTGGCCAACGTTGATCAACACCGCCGTTGGTGTTGCTAATATCAGTGAAGACTTAATTAATGTAAGCAAGGTTTTACGCTTAAACTGGTTCACAAAGGTTCGTAAAGTCGTTTTACCATCAGCACTACCAATGATGTTTACAGGCATGCGTCTATCTCTCGGTGTTGGCTGGATGGTTCTAATTGCAGCGGAAATGCTGGCGCAAAACCCTGGCTTAGGAAAATTTGTATGGGATGAATTCCAAAATGGTAGCTCTGATTCATTAGGTCGCATTATGGTAGCCGTGATAACTATCGGTTTTATTGGTTTTATATTAGATAGCCTCATGCTCATGCTACAACGCTGGGTATCTTGGGAACAAGCAGATAAATAG